The DNA segment GCCCTCAAAAATACGCAACCGGATCGGATTTGCCGCCTTTGGCGGCAAATCCGATCCGGTTGCAACATACGGGGAGCAACCAGTTCTCATTTCAAATCTTGCGTTCCTGTCGGGCGAGCCGACGAGGGGACGTGCTGATCGGACGGCTTGCGCAGACGCTAGCTACATCGACGAACCGGTCATGAGAGCGGGAACGCTAGCAACCGAGCGTCTGTACTACCATCGCAACCAACAGTACAGCGTCACAGCACTGACGGATACGACCGGTGCGATCAGTGAACGTTACGCCTACGATGCCTATGGTGAACTCACGGTGCTGGCTGGCGGTGGGACGGTGCTTTCGGGTTCAGCGTATGATAACCGGTATACCTTTACGGGCCGTGAGTGGGACGAAGAGCTTGGGCTTTATCACTACCGGGCGCGGATGTACGATCCGGTGGCGGGAGGATTCGTGTCCCGCGACCCGATTGGGTATATTGACGGTGCCGGGCTTTACACTCCCTATTTTTTGCCGGAGGGACTCGATCCTTATGATTACTTCCAAATCGCTGTTGAGAATCCCTACTTGCCACAGCCATATCTTCCAGATTTCATTGATCCTTATGGAGACCTCGAAGCCGGACTGAGCAAGTGCTCCGCGTATGCTACGCAGTACCCTTGCAGCAGCACAAGGTTTAGCGAAGGTAATTGCGACGACAGGTTGATTGACGGCGTAATACCAGCAAAGGGATGCAAATGCAGCAACTCGAAAGATGGTGCAGTTATCCAGCAAAGTGAATGTCAGAGCCAATTGGAGGCGGCAAAGGGCAATGTCAACTTGGGCGTGGCGAACGTTGTCTTGGGCAATGTTTACTGCAGCCAGAGATGCGGAGGTTCTAATTACGGATTGACGTGCTGGCGTCCAATTCAGCGAGGGCCATCGGCAGGGAAGTTGGAAATTGGTGTTTGTATTCCTATAGCCAATCAGAGCGGTTGCAATGCGGAGGCGCTTACCGCAGACGAACTTACGCATGTCACCTACCTAGTGATGTCGGTCACCACGAACCCAGGTACAGCTAACGGAGACATGATGGGGTTGTTTGACCGTGATAAATTCGAAGACAAAGCATATCGCGCCCAGTGTGACATTGAGCCTAGCAACCGCTGCTTGAAGGATGGTGAGAGAGTTGCTTATGTTGAGGGGTGCGTCCTTCGAAGAAAGCCGCAAAGCACACTCGGCGCAAACGTGACGTCGATCCGTAACGCATGCGATCGTTTTCAATGGTAGCCATAAAGAAACTGAACTACAGATTTCTTGTCCTTCTCGTGAGAGTGACTATCGTAGGGGCTGCGTTATACTTAGCCTGCTTTGCTTCATACGTTGTCAAGTCAAGCGGAGGTTCTGCGGGTGGTTTGCAGATGACGAGCCGCACCGTAAGTTATGGTTTTCCTGCCGAGTATGAAATTGCTATAGTCACTGCCCCTGGCGCAAGTTGGTCAACAGTCCACTTCTCTGCTGCTGCCGTGTTCTTTGACGTAACCTGGGCTGGTCTATTTGCCCTTGCCCTTTTTCCACGTCGCGGAAAACCAAACTGGTTTTGGCGACATGTCGTTCTTTTCTGCAGTCTTTCCATCTTGTGCTGCGAAATTGCTTGGGGCATCAAGGCTAGCACTAAGGCAATTGGGCATGGGGTTGCGTTGGAGGAACGTGGCGCTTCTGTGTACTTTGAAAAGGGAGGCAGTCGTTTCCTTTCTTTGACGAACCTTTCGAGCTTCATTTCTCCGGATTACGACGCACAGCTTGCTGACATCACTTTCTCGGATACGCTAATTTTGCCATTCAGTAAGCCTGGATTCGAAAAGCCCCGCCCCACATCGACTGTGATCTTTCGTGGCAGGAAGCTCTCGACAGAAACCATTGAACTTGCGTTGGAACAAATAGACTCGAGTAAGTTTTCTGTACTAATAATAAGTACAGAGGAGCTTTCAGGGCTTCCGGATGTTAGTAGATGCCAGAATCTGAAGCGTATTTATTTCAACGGCACACAGTTTAAAGATGTTTCAACGGATGCGAGAAACCTTGGCTCCCGGGTTGAATACCTCGATCTCGCCTATTCGAATATTTCGCTATCGTCGGTCTTGAAGTTTCTTGAGGCACCAGCGTTACGAGAGATTGATATAACGGGCTGCGGACTCGACGTTTCCAGGGTTTTGAGAAGCGCTCCAGACCATGTCGTAGTAAAGCACGCGGATCCGCTACCGTCGATATAAAGGAAAGGCTGTGCCGAGTCAGTGCGTCCACAAAAAAGGAATGACTGAGCCGGGGGATGACGACGAGTAGATCCTCTGTGTGCCATTCTTATTTCTTTAGCTGCGGTTTAAACCGCAGTGGCGTGTAAGAGGTAGCGAGCGGTTTTGATCCGCTCGCTTGTCACGCTGTGCTGGTGGACTGCCTGTTTTGCCGCCCCAAGAGATAAGTTTGACCGGCTTTGAAGGTTGATGCTTCAATGTTTGCGGCGAATTGCACCGGAGCGGCGATACAGGAAGAGGGCCGCGTGGATAGCAGCTTTTTGGGAGTCGATCCATGGAGTGGATCAATGGTTGCTCGATCATGGCGGGGTGGGATGCTCTTTGGTCGATCCGGTTAGAACTTCTATCGCCTGGACTTGACGATGCTTTCGGGCTTTTTGCCCGTCGGCGACGAAGGCTCGCAGGTGATCGGGAGCTAAGAAGGGCACCTTCTCAGGCGGGCTCTCCGTCTTACCGCCCAGCCACGCGATCACTCCGATCAGATACGGCAAGATCCGTAGTGTCAGGCGGCCATCCATCTGCTCCGGCGGTTGCATCGGCTTCGTACACATGCGGCAGCGGGCCGAATAACTTCACCGTCGCTTGTTCGCCTCTCCGGTGAACATCGCGCGGCGTTCGTTTTCGCTGAGTGTTGCCTTTCGATCGGGACGTGCGATATATCAGTTAACGGCCTGGAAGCGACAATAGGCCCCATGCCAGCTTGCCTGGCACGATGCCGAGATTTCAAATTAGTTCGCATGCCCCCTAAAAATACGCCACCGGATCGGATTGCCGCCGAAGGCGGCAATCCGATCCGGTGGCGACATACGGGGAGCAACCACCTCTAATTTCAAATCTCGCGTTCCTGTCGGGCGAGCCGACAAGGGGACGTGCTGATCGGACGGCTTCGCAGACGCTAGCTACATCGACGAACCGGTCATGAGAGCGGGAACGCTAGCAACCGAGCGTCTGTACTACCATCGCAACCAACAGTACAGCGTCACAGCACTGACCGACACGACAGGAACGATCTCTGAACGCTATGCGTACGACGCGTACGGCAAACCGACCGTGCTGACTGGCAGCGGGACGGTATTGTCCGGTTCGGCGTATGGGAACCGTTACACCTATACGGGACGGGAGTGGGACGGGGACCTTGGGCTGTATCACTATCGGGCGCGGATGTATGATCCTGTGGCGGGGTGGTTCGTGTCTCGTGATCCAGTCGGTTACACTGATAGTGCGTCTCTGTATTGCGCATCAATGTTATTGATGCTGGTTGACCCTGCTGGCAATGCGGGAATCTGGGAGCCTCGGGATCCGCGACATGGAGGCCCTCATCCTAGAGTGTTGTTGCCTCGTGATCCGCCTCCACCGCCGGAGCCACTGACGCTTGATCAGTCCGCAGCCTATGCCGCATGCGCTGACACTTCTTATTCACGTTGTGGCGGGTGCACTCAGGAGTCGTGTGAAGCAGCGGTAGCCGCATTCATTCAAGCGGTGGATGATAGCTGGCTAATTGGTGTCCCATTTATTGGGCCGGTTGGGCCTCACACTTGTGAACGACTAGCAAACGATATAATAAGGCGAATCCCTGAGTTAGAGAACAATCCTTGCGTCGCCTACGCAAGTGTTACTATCGTGAGGGACTCCCGATCCACACATCCAACGAGGCCGCCGACTCATGCCTGGGCAACTCTGAAGTTATGCAATGGCGCTACCATCAATGGAGACAATCACGCCAACGGTGGTGAAGATCAGATTTGGGTTGGATCTCCATCGAACAATTCAGACTGAAAGGGTTGGCCTTGGATGCGTATAAACCCCCTGTGGAACCTTGTTCTACGTATACCGAAAGA comes from the Roseimaritima multifibrata genome and includes:
- a CDS encoding RHS repeat domain-containing protein: MRAGTLATERLYYHRNQQYSVTALTDTTGAISERYAYDAYGELTVLAGGGTVLSGSAYDNRYTFTGREWDEELGLYHYRARMYDPVAGGFVSRDPIGYIDGAGLYTPYFLPEGLDPYDYFQIAVENPYLPQPYLPDFIDPYGDLEAGLSKCSAYATQYPCSSTRFSEGNCDDRLIDGVIPAKGCKCSNSKDGAVIQQSECQSQLEAAKGNVNLGVANVVLGNVYCSQRCGGSNYGLTCWRPIQRGPSAGKLEIGVCIPIANQSGCNAEALTADELTHVTYLVMSVTTNPGTANGDMMGLFDRDKFEDKAYRAQCDIEPSNRCLKDGERVAYVEGCVLRRKPQSTLGANVTSIRNACDRFQW
- a CDS encoding RHS repeat-associated core domain-containing protein, with amino-acid sequence MRAGTLATERLYYHRNQQYSVTALTDTTGTISERYAYDAYGKPTVLTGSGTVLSGSAYGNRYTYTGREWDGDLGLYHYRARMYDPVAGWFVSRDPVGYTDSASLYCASMLLMLVDPAGNAGIWEPRDPRHGGPHPRVLLPRDPPPPPEPLTLDQSAAYAACADTSYSRCGGCTQESCEAAVAAFIQAVDDSWLIGVPFIGPVGPHTCERLANDIIRRIPELENNPCVAYASVTIVRDSRSTHPTRPPTHAWATLKLCNGATINGDNHANGGEDQIWVGSPSNNSD